From the genome of candidate division KSB1 bacterium:
ATGAGACCTTACGGCCGGGTGCTGCGGGGTCCAAAGGCGCACTGGCCCCGGGCAGCCGTCCCGGCGTGACGGGGAAAGCTCCCTCTGCCCTCCAGCGATTCCTCGGGAATTTCATTATTTCGCCCTTTTTCCTGTTTGGGTCCCTGTTGATCATTCTGCTGGTCCCGGAAAAACTGGTTAAAAAAATCTCGGCCCCCTTCTCCGGCATCAACTGGTGGGAGCAGTTCGGCAAGCGGTGCTTCGACTTTTGCGCGGCGGTGTTGGGGTTCATCATGTCATCGATTCTTTTTTTGATCGTGCCCATTCTCATCCGGCTGGATTCCAAGGGATCGGTTTTTTACGGGCAGCAACGGGTGGGGATCAATCTGCGCCGCCGGGAACGCCGCCAGGTCGCCATCGCCGTGGCGTATGACCGCCGCCGGGGCGAACGCCGGCGCCACGATGTTTACGGCCGGCCCTTCACGGTTTACAAGTTTCGCACCATGCGCCAGGATGCCGAGAAATACAGCGGTGCCGTTTGGGCGCAGAAGAACGATCCGCGCGTCACCCGTGTCGGCCGCATCCTGCGTTTCACCCATGTCGATGAGATTCCGCAATTCCTCAATGTCCTGTTGGGCGATATGAGCATGGTGGGCCCGCGGCCGGAACGGCCACAGATCATTCCCAAGCTGGTCAGCCAGGTGCCCAATTATGTGCGCCGCCTCGAGGTGAAACCGGGCATGACGGGCAATGCCCAAATTTATTGCGGCTATGATGAGACCATCGAGGATGTGCGGGAGAAAGTCCGCTATGATTTGATGTACGTCAAGAATCACAATCTCAAACTGGACATCCTGCTGCTGTGGAAGACCCTGTGGATGATCATTCGCGGCAAGGAAGAAGCAGACTGATTGCCGAGCATGGAGGTTCCTGAACATGTTTGCGAGCACGGCCCCGCCGCGTCCCGGGGTCAAGGCCCGGCGGTGGAGCATGGCGGCTCTGCTGCTGTGCGGCATCGCGGGGGAATGCGGCTGGGCGCAGACCGAGAGCGCGACACCGCCGGCGGGGGAAGTGCTGGCGAAATCGCAAATTTTGACCCGGCCGACGGGCGCCCTGGTTTTTTTGCAAGGTGAATATGGGTTGGCGGGCCGTGCGCCCTACACGGTCACCTATTTCCTGCGCGGCCATTACCGCATCAAAACCAAGTTGCGCGGTTACGAAGACTGGTCGACCGATTACTATTTCAACGGCAGGGGCAACGACAAGATTTCCATCAAGCTTTCCCCCAAAACCCGGCTGAAAGCTTTCGCGCGTTCGGCGTTGGTGCCCGGGATGGGGCAGGCCTACAGCGACCAGCGGGTGAAGGGTATGATCATCAGCGCGCTGCAGTTCAGTTCACTCGCGATTTTCGTGCGGCAGGAATGGCGCTATCGTGACAGCATCGATGAATTCAATCGTGCGCTGGCGGCTTTTCAAAACGACGCCAATCAGCGCGACCGTCTCACCGCTGCACAGGCCACCCTGGATCAGCGCTATGAGCTGCGGCAACGTTGGGCGATCATCACCGCCAGCGTTTACCTCTACAATTTGATTGACGTCATCGCATTTTTTCCCTCCTACCATCGCCATGGTGTGGAACTCAGCATGACCGCCAGCCCGCCGATGGATGTCACCGGCAGCACCGCCCAGGTGGGCGTGCGCGCCCGCTTTTGATTTCGCAGTTCGAGAGGACGTAATCGTCAAGGCATGACACCATGAGAAAGCAAGGAATCTTTCCGCGTCAGTCGCCGCGCTGGCGGGCCGGCTGGCATGCCGCCGCCCTGCTCGCGCTGGGTCTGGCTTTGTGGACCTGCGCGCAGAAACCGACCAGTCCCGACACCACCGGTGATTTTTCGGTTGTTCCCACGAATCTCGCGCTCGTGCTCGGCGACCGGCAACTCAGCCTGGCGTGGACCATTCCCGACCCGGGCGGGGTGAGAAACTTTCGCATCTATCGTTTCGACAGCTCACAGATCGTGATCACGCCGCCCAACAAGATCGAACGCCGGTTCAAATTGCTCGATTCCACGCGTGCGCTCAACTACGTCGATCGCACGGTGCGCAACGGCGTGACCTATTTCTATCAAGTCAGCGCGGTTTCCAACAAGGGGTATGAGGGGCCGCG
Proteins encoded in this window:
- a CDS encoding sugar transferase; the encoded protein is MQEATLVGHQVSETPAKTVPNNGISTSSRREQAYQRYDETLRPGAAGSKGALAPGSRPGVTGKAPSALQRFLGNFIISPFFLFGSLLIILLVPEKLVKKISAPFSGINWWEQFGKRCFDFCAAVLGFIMSSILFLIVPILIRLDSKGSVFYGQQRVGINLRRRERRQVAIAVAYDRRRGERRRHDVYGRPFTVYKFRTMRQDAEKYSGAVWAQKNDPRVTRVGRILRFTHVDEIPQFLNVLLGDMSMVGPRPERPQIIPKLVSQVPNYVRRLEVKPGMTGNAQIYCGYDETIEDVREKVRYDLMYVKNHNLKLDILLLWKTLWMIIRGKEEAD
- a CDS encoding DUF5683 domain-containing protein; the protein is MFASTAPPRPGVKARRWSMAALLLCGIAGECGWAQTESATPPAGEVLAKSQILTRPTGALVFLQGEYGLAGRAPYTVTYFLRGHYRIKTKLRGYEDWSTDYYFNGRGNDKISIKLSPKTRLKAFARSALVPGMGQAYSDQRVKGMIISALQFSSLAIFVRQEWRYRDSIDEFNRALAAFQNDANQRDRLTAAQATLDQRYELRQRWAIITASVYLYNLIDVIAFFPSYHRHGVELSMTASPPMDVTGSTAQVGVRARF